The segment GTGCTACAATTTGCATAGTAATGTCCtggataaaattttaagaagCTTGCCTTTGAAAGATGCAGCGAAGAGCAGTATCTTATCAAAAGACTGGAGGAACAAATGGGTAACACGTGCACAACTTGATTTTCTTAGTGAGCTTTTCACTTCTTTCAACAACAATCAAGTAGTGAAGACAGTTATTTACGAATCCATCAAGGACCCATACTAAAGTTTACCGCTCCAAGACTATTCTTATATCCCCCTAATTTGACGTGTTATCTTGATGTTTATTACTGGATGTTTATGTCCATCACTTCACTCTTCAAATATTCTCAGGCAACAAATATCATTtaccttcttattttttttacattccACCAACTAAGATATCTAGAACTTGATATGTGCTTCTTCCGCCCTCCACCTAATTTCAAAGAGTTAACAAACCCTGTTAGTCTAAATCTTCAAAGTGTCATTTTTTATCCAACAATATTTAGGTTCTCACATCCAAATGGCCATTGATTGAAAGTTTCAGGTTGACTAGGTGCACCGAATTGATATTCTTGAAATTGATGCTGCCAATCTCAAATGCTTCGGCTTTTTTGGAACATCAAAGTCCATTTGCTTAAAGAATGCCCCGATACTTAGAAGTGTCATTGTGTGGCTCAACTCAGGTCATGAGTTTTGGTGGATCCGTCACCTTTTTGTTCTAATCTTACAAAGTTATTCCATTTACATGCCATCCCCGGAGGAGTTGGAACTAGGCGGTTCATCAATAGAGGTAATGTACATTTATAGTATATAAAGGAAAGTTGGTATATATCTTATTCAAATGTTTCATCTTTGACCAATTTTTAACTTGCTTCTAGTACTTGGCCATGGGAGGTATACCTGAGAATCTACCGACTGCTCTAAACAATGTCAAATCTCTCTGTATTTTGGATATGTCTTTCAGAAATATAATGTTGACGAGGTTTCAAGTACAGGTTACTGGTAACATGCTGCAATAAATTACAAGAAGTTACAATTGAATGTGTAAGCACTACGCACTCCTATTTTCTCATTGAACGTATTAATATGGCTTCTTCATCTGAACCCGCCTAACCGTTACCAAATATATTCTAGGGAGTAGTAGACATTGTTGTGGAACCTGTTATACAATTATTACAAGCTAAATCATTCTCGTCTGGTGCTGTGAAGCTGCTTCAAAATGTGGAGATGCATTATTTTATTGGTTTTGAGATGGAAATTGAATTTGTGAAGTCTATATTGGCAGCTGCACCTGTACTGAAGGAGATCTTTGATGGATGAGATGAAACTATTCCATCGAGAATCACCCTACGTTAGAttcaaatttgaagaaatatGTACAGGTCTGGAACTTGATTTGTACTTATTCAGATAAACTTGATTTATTCAATGCAATTTCCTTTTGAGATCCCAATATAACCTATGCTTAGTTAAAACGCATATCTACCTATAGCAATTGATGTAGATTTGTCTTAAATATCCTCTTTCCCTTCAACATCAATCAATGAAGTTAATTTCTATATGATCATCAAGTAATTGCATTAATCTGTCAATGCCACTTTTTCAAATAAGAAAGTCCTCCAACTATTTCTTTAGCTTTTGTAAACTATACTAGTGTAGTGATCGGTAAATATCATAAACAAATGGCATTTATACTCTGTTCGGTTTTTTAACTCATGGCGTACTAGACTTATCTACAATTTATAAAAGtacgacttttatgaagctGCTTCAAAAGGCGTGTAGGTTCCTGGTTTATGGTGGTTTTGAGATgcaaatataatttcttaaggTTGTATATGTTGTCACCTGCTACTTGATAAAATGTGTATTTTGAACCATACATTTCCCGTTGGTCTCGGTTATGCAGATGATTGATGAGAtgaaacaatttatttatttacgcGTGCATCACAGAATGTTAAAGTTCAAGTCGGAAGAACTTGGTATAAACATAGTGATGGCTGTGGAATCTTTGTAAAGGTGCTCGTCTCAAGTAGAGTAGTACTTcttataaattttgtaaaatggagtattttacttgtttatataGTAATGATATAGTCCATGAAGCTCTTTTCGACATTCAGGTACAATGAATTTCTGTTATGCTTATGGGATATGAAATGTGAGGTACTTgcatagaaaataattataacccTAAGCAACAATCCAGCGCACAACGTCTGAAAAGCCGTTGTTGCTTGCTGTTTTGGAAACTCGAAAATCTCTTTTTGGCCTCTCCTCTCTGTCTCAATTCTGATAGATTAGCTTCTTCCTTTGTGCAAGGTACAATTTGTGAGCAACACACTTTTCTATCGAAGGCTGGGTGAAAAGTCAAATGACTATCAAGCGGTTTGAAACAGAGGAAATATATTACAAAGTGGTGAATTTTCCCTGGTTATCTACCTGTTAACCTTTAGAATGTTATATTCCTTCGTGAAAAAAAGCTAATCTCATGATTCTATATTTACTACTATAATTTGTCTAGTGGTAAGTGTGTCGCCCCTGTTGTGTGGATTAGACATACATCTTGAAAATTATGACTACTAGGCTTCGCAAACCCTTTGAAATCAGGTGGAGGGTGGAAGAAGCACATATCAAGTTCCAGATGTCTTAGTTGCTACAATGTAAAAAGATAAGAAGGTAAATGATATTTATTGTCTTAGAATATTTGAAGGGTGAATTTCTAGACATTTTTTTGACAAGAAGAGCATTTAGTAATAAATATCAGGAAGACATGTCGAATTAGGACATTGGACTGTAAACTTTTGTATTGGTCCTTGATTTAGTCGTAGTACTTTGAAAATGATTGCCTTGGCTTCTTGATTGTCGTTGAAAGATGTGAAAACTAACTACGAAAATCAAGTTCTGCATGTGTTACCCGTTTGTACCTCTAGTCTTTTGACAAGATGCTGGTCTTCAATGTATCTTTCAAAAGACAAGCTCCCTAGAATTTTATCCCGGACATTACACGACAAATTGCTAATTGTAGCTCTTTTCATTGTTTAATACACAAGTTTGTACGCAACTCTAGTAATTCAAAATCTGATATAAAGACAATATCCAAATTCTCATAAGAGTGCTATAATTTGCATAAAAATGTCCTGGATAAAATTTCAAGGAGCTTGCCTTTGAAAGATGCAGTAAAGACCAGTATCTTGTCAAATGAATGGAGAAACAAATGGGTAACATGTGCACAACTTGATTTTTTTAGTGAGTTTTTCACTTCATTCAACAACAATCAAGTAGTCAAGACACTCATttaccaagaattcatcaagGACCAATATGAAAGTTTACCGCTCCAAGATTATCCTAATATCCCCCTATTTGACGTGTTATCTTGATATTTATTACTGGATGTTTTTCTTGTCAAAGAAAAATGTCTAGGACTTtgtcttcaaatattctcaGGCAACAAATATCATTTACcttcttatatttttacattCCACCAACTAAGACATCTAGAACTTGATATATACTTCTTCCACCCTCCACTTGATTTTAAAGGGTTAGCAAAGCCTATTAGTCTTAATCTTCGAAGTGTCATTTTTGATCCAACAATATTTAGGTTCTCACATCCAAATGCCCATTGCTTGAAAGTTTGAGGTTGACTAGGGGCACCGAATTTGATATTCTTGAAATTGATGCCGCCAATCTCAAATGTCTGACTTTCTTGGAACATCAAAGTCCATTTGCTTCAAGAATGCCCCGATACTTAGAAGCGTCATTGTGTGGCTCAACTCAAGTCACGAGTTTTGGAGGATCCGTCACCTTTTTGTTCCAATCTTACAAAGTTATTCCATTTACATGCCATCCCTGGAGGAGTGGAACTAGGCGGTTCATCAATAGAGGTAATGTACATTTATAGTGTATAAACGGAAGTTGTTACATATCAATAATCAAATGATTCATCTTTAACCAATTTTTAACTTGCTTCTAGTACTTGGCCATGGGAGGTATACCAGAGATTCTGCCAACTGCTCTATGCAATGTCAAATTTCTCTGTATTTTGGATGTCTTTCAGAAATATAATGTTGACGAGGTTTCAAGTACAGGTTACGTGATTACAAGCTGCGCTAAATTACAAGAAGTTACAATTGAATGTGTAAGCACTAAGCACTCTCCTAGTTTCTCATTGAACGTATTAATATGGTTTCTTCATCTGAACCCGTCTTAACTTTTACCAAATATATTCTAGGGAGTAGTAGGCATTGCTGTGGAACCtgttatatatacaattattacGAGCTTAATCAATCTCGTGTGGTGCTGTAAAGCTGCTTCAAAGTGTGGAGATGCGTTATATTATTGGTTTTGAGATGGAAATGGAATTTGTGAAGTTTATATTGGCATGTGCACCTGTACTGAAGGAGATCTTTGATGGATGAGATGAAACAATTCCATTGAGAATCACGTTAGTttcaaatttgaagaaatatGTACAGGTCTGGAACTTGATTTGTGATTATTCATAGATGAACTTGATTTGTTCGATTCAATTTCCTTTTGAGATCCCGATATGACCTTGCTCAATTTCAACACATTCTTATAGAGTTTATATAGTAATGATAGTCCTTGAAGCTCTTTTCGACATTCAAGTACAATGATTTTCTGTTATGCTATTGGAATAGGAAATGTGTGCAGTGTGCTACTTTAGTACTCATGAAAAACATGGTGAATTGAATCaataatgtttaaaatctaTACATAAAGAATGAAAACAGTGTATTTAACCAGGAAtgggaagaaaaataaaggcaTGTTGTATGTGCATTTTAAAGCAATGATGATAATGCACATAATCATTTAAAGGTAttgttcaaaaaagaaaattcaaaatttcttcaAGGTTACTAAGGTCTGCATAAAAAATATCGTAGCTTTGAGTTGAATAGAACTTTTACAGAAGGCTAGGATTCGAAGCTATGGCACTCTGtatcaaaaattgaaattaatacaTTGGATCTTAATTGAAGATGGTGATTCAACGTAGCTTGTAGGTTCTAAGAatttaacaattcaatcaaattCTTGATCctatggaagaaaaaaaaaggatattcAATAATTTCTTAGATTTACTGTCAGTATTGAATAGGTCAATCAACTATTTTAGTATTCAATAACCTTAATTTCCATGAGCCACTTTCAAGAAAAGAATTATACTAAGattatttagttattgaattcctctgaagaaaaatataaagatatgCATAgtgtttttttacaaaaatcttTCAATTCAAACATATTAGAAATTGTACTTACATAGTTACGTACtactttaaaacaaaaaaattggatTTGGCAGCGGACAAAATTGAACAGCAAAATCCGTTGTagctataaaatatatatatcattaatcTGCATTATTGATAATCAAATTACATTTTAGGAGAAAAGGTTAattagaaaatcaaaatatggacattaaatcaggctgagaatataaatataaaatcagGCTTTACCTCCTTTTCCCCAATACTATCATGATTTTTATTGCCCTTCCAAATATAAAAACGTGAAAGATTATAATGATAAGAGAATCATTATGAACTTATAGAAATGGACATTACAAATACGTACCAACACATAGATACTCCCATTAAACAAATTTCATCACATAGAAAgtgcttaattaattaaaaatatgaaattaaatccTAAATTTATCAGTGTTTGGTACAATCAGTAGGCAAGAAAGAGAGTTTATGATTCACAAGATCATATCCAATATGGAAATTCATCTGTGCCAAGTTTCCGTAAATAGCAAGACCATCAACACCCCCATTAACAATTAACAAACAAGTCAAATTTTTATCAACTTCTGCAAATGTACTCATAGGTAACAATTCAACATCAGCATCCGTGAAATGGAACACAATCTTAGGAAATTTGGCCAGGCTTTTCGTCTCGTAACATAGGGGAAAGTAATCCGAGGGATCCTTTTTCCTCTTTCCTGTCGagacataatataataattagaaTAACTAAAagtgaatatatacttgaaataATAGtcacaaaatttaattttaccttttatcTTTTCCACCAAAGTTGATTCCAATTTCTTGTAAAATCCCTCAGGGACAATTGTCAATGTCGTACCAGaatcaattataatatttcCCAAATCTTCATCAGCAGCAGCAGAAGAAGAACTCATGAGTTGTGAAGACTTGAAGTACTTCAACTTCTTACCTCCAACGCTAACACTCTCGAGATTTAGATAGTAGAATGTATCGGGGTACTTTGGAATAATGGGAGTTGTAAGAACGTTAGGCCCCGATACAACTGCCTTAGgaccaaaattaattttacttgtAATATTTGGATCAAAAGAAAATGGTAATGATAAATCCATTGGGATTAAACAATAAGAGAATTTccctttaatttgtttgtcaAGTTGTTTAATAAATGAGACTTTTGAACCACCTAATCCAACAATTCCAGCAGTAAAATTGCTGAAAGTGCCACCATTATCATGTCCACAACCAAAAATAACTTGTGgaattgaaatattttggaCCTTTTTATTGGTTTTAGATTTTGTTGATGCAAATGTGAATGTCTCAGAAGCAATATCACCAACACTGTAAGAATTATCACCATAATTCATCTCATATTGACAAACATTTTTTCTAACACAAACTGTTTGTCCCACTGCCTCACATTGTTTACTATGACATCCAATGATTTTATAAGTTGAGCTTTTTCTAGGGTTGAAAAGGGGAAAGATTTGATCAAAACATTCCGTACAAGGCTTGCATTGTATCCATGTTAAGT is part of the Solanum pennellii chromosome 8, SPENNV200 genome and harbors:
- the LOC107027819 gene encoding uncharacterized protein LOC107027819, which gives rise to MPSPEELELGGSSIEYLAMGGIPEILPTALCNVKFLCILDVFQKYNVDEVSSTGYVITSCAKLQEVTIECGVVGIAVEPVIYTIITSLINLVWCCKAASKCGDALYYWF
- the LOC107028312 gene encoding aspartic proteinase CDR1-like, with the translated sequence MNSKLLFLLSILVFLSFSQLSLVSCRKAKTNGFTLDLIHRDSPLSPYYNPSITPSQRLRDACHRSFSRASFFTKASIHPTTPFNHHAIQSDIVPIPAEYLMKISIGTPPRETFAIADTGSDLTWIQCKPCTECFDQIFPLFNPRKSSTYKIIGCHSKQCEAVGQTVCVRKNVCQYEMNYGDNSYSVGDIASETFTFASTKSKTNKKVQNISIPQVIFGCGHDNGGTFSNFTAGIVGLGGSKVSFIKQLDKQIKGKFSYCLIPMDLSLPFSFDPNITSKINFGPKAVVSGPNVLTTPIIPKYPDTFYYLNLESVSVGGKKLKYFKSSQLMSSSSAAADEDLGNIIIDSGTTLTIVPEGFYKKLESTLVEKIKGKRKKDPSDYFPLCYETKSLAKFPKIVFHFTDADVELLPMSTFAEVDKNLTCLLIVNGGVDGLAIYGNLAQMNFHIGYDLVNHKLSFLPTDCTKH